From Thunnus albacares chromosome 22, fThuAlb1.1, whole genome shotgun sequence, the proteins below share one genomic window:
- the LOC122974051 gene encoding serine/threonine-protein kinase/endoribonuclease IRE2-like isoform X2 has translation MDNTVHPNIPQEDAPGSKKKKKKKKKKKRKGEKQKDPNDATDITTVPVMESTLNVRPFNTTKSSITREWSHISNRWRKELEKLVIADESKITRVRNIIYVNDPEFHIAKGSDGTEIFLGLRDDGTLVAIKKMSKYDINYQVLKNEKNILQLPELDQSFIVQYIDFAEDENFGYLFLQLFEYTLEEYIKICSTDELDLIVRYILKSVKVLHGQNPPILHRDLNPQNFWIDVTKRVRLAGFGLCRRLPGGQTTLYIRCVGTTNWMAKETLTGEDNVPYNWSNDIQVAGMLIYYILSGGNHPFGESHECQNNIREGKYSLGHVRDVVAKDLIEMMIDEKPENRPTAQECLTHPFFWPKEKKFEYLRRIANRKEVAMFKEASQEFISSLESHAEDGYFKDWKDKFPKELVQKMDGKKKEPCNYDNVLALLRFIQNTCEHQKSEYLRRIANGKEVAKYLDATKEFISSLESHAEDGYFKDWKDKELVQKMDGKKKEPCYSDNALALLHFIQNLSEHQKSGYLRRIANGKEVAKYLDATKEFISSLESYAEGGYFKDWKDKFLQLVQNMDGKKKEPCYSDNALALLRFIRNFHEHHQEYMDKVDVMSQFPDLFGCAYKFAKSLGWNSETPLTQMFTIEDARGVIPPTNPEEHLSVPVRESQYTFTKPIQNPCRKELI, from the exons ATGGATAACACGGTACACCCAAACATTCCACAGGAAGACGCACCTGgatcaaagaaaaagaagaaaaagaagaagaaaaaaaagcgtAAGGGAGAAAAGCAGAAAGACCCAAATGATGCAACTGACATTACAACGGTTCCTGTTATGGAATCAACTTTAAATGTCAGGCCATTCAACACCACTAAATCATCAATAACACGCGAATGGTCTCATATCAGCAACAGGTGGAGGAAAGAATTAGAGAAGCTGGTCATTGCTGATGAAAGTAAAATAACCAGGGttagaaatattatttatgtgaATGATCCAGAATTCCACATCGCAAAGGGAAGTGATGGTACTGAAATCTTCTTGGGGCTGAGAGATGATGGCACTTTAGTTGCTATTAAGAAGATGTCAAAATATGACATCAACTATCAAGTGCTGAAGAACGAGAAGAATATTCTGCAACTCCCAGAGCTGGATCAGTCATTCATTGTACAATACATTGACTTTGCAGAGGATGAGAACTTTGGTTATCTTTTTCTGCAACTTTTTGAATACACCCTGGAAGAATACATTAAGATTTGTTCGACAGACGAGCTAGATCTAATTGTGCGTTACATCCTCAAAAGTGTGAAGGTGCTTCATGGTCAAAATCCTCCAATTCTTCACCGGGATCTCAATCCACAGAATTTTTGGATTG ATGTTACCAAAAGGGTCAGACTGGCTGGTTTTGGCTTATGTCGCCGGTTACCTGGTGGACAAACAACTTTGTACATACGCTGTGTAGGAACAACAAACTGGATGGCCAAGGAGACTTTGACAGGAGAAGATAATGTGCCATACAACTGGAGCAATGACATACAG GTGGCTGGGATGCTGATTTATTATATCCTCTCCGGAGGAAACCATCCTTTCGGTGAATCCCATGAATGTCAGAACAACATTCGTGAAGGGAAGTACAGTTTGGGCCATGTTCGAGATGTGGTAGCAAAGGATCTCATTGAGATGATGATTGACGAAAAACCAGAGAACAGACCTACAGCACAAGAATGCTTGACTCATCCCTTCTTCTGGCCCAAGGAAAA GAAATTCGAATACTTGAGGAGGATTGCAAACAGGAAGGAGGTGGCAATGTTTAAAGAGGCCTCCCAGGAATTCATTTCTTCACTGGAATCACATGCTGAGGATGGATACTTCAAAGATTGGAAAGATAAG TTTCCAAAGGAGTTGGTCCAGAAGATGGATGGCAAGAAGAAAGAGCCCTGTAACTATGACAATGTGCTGGCATTGCTGCGCTTCATACAAAACACCTGTGAGCACCA GAAATCAGAATACTTGAGGAGGATTGCCAACGGGAAGGAGGTGGCAAAGTATCTGGATGCGACCAAGGAATTCATTTCTTCACTGGAATCACATGCTGAGGATGGATACTTCAAAGATTGGAAAGATAAG GAGTTGGTCCAGAAGATGGATGGCAAGAAGAAAGAGCCCTGTTACTCTGACAATGCGTTGGCATTACTGCACTTCATACAAAACCTCAGTGAGCACCA GAAATCAGGATACTTGAGGAGGATTGCCAACGGGAAGGAGGTGGCAAAGTATCTGGATGCGACCAAGGAATTCATTTCTTCACTGGAATCATATGCTGAGGGTGGATACTTCAAAGATTGGAAAGATAAG TTTCTACAGTTGGTCCAGAACATGGATGGCAAGAAGAAAGAGCCCTGTTACTCTGACAATGCATTGGCACTACTGCGCTTCATACGAAACTTCCATGAGCACCA TCAGGAGTACATGGACAAAGttgatgtgatgtcacagttcCCTGATCTCTTTGGATGTGCTTATAAATTTGCCAAAAGCCTAGGGTGGAATTCAGAGACAcctctgacacaaatgtttACAATCGAAGATGCCAGAGGTGTAATTCCACCAACAAACCCTGAGGAGCATCTCAGCGTCCCAGTTCGAGAATCTCAATACACTTTCACAAAACCAATCCAAAATCCCTGCCGCAAAGAGCTGATTTGA